A window of Castanea sativa cultivar Marrone di Chiusa Pesio chromosome 8, ASM4071231v1 genomic DNA:
GCTTTTCTGCGGCAACTTCgtctgccatgggcatgtgactAAAGTTTAAGTTTCTGCAAACggggcatagtttgtgcacaagccggaccaaAGTAGGTTGCAGTTGGGCCAGTTCCGACTCTCTTACCCAAAACACTTGGGCCCAGTACAACAAGAGGCAGTCcagcccaaaatcacaaaaggcccaccacattGGCCCACCACATTACTAAACTTAcattttatgttaaattttgaaCTTAACATTAGCTCAATGTCTAGTTTCTATAGTAtccaatatattttttcttgaaatatagAGCATccttttcttaaataaaaaaaaataaaataaaaacctcagGCTAATGATAATGGATTCCATACCCTCCATTGAAATGAGACAGTATTACTCTGCACTTACCCCAATTCACATCTTGTCTACCAACTGTTATAAgttacgatttttttttttctttttggatattGCCAATTATAGGTCTATGGTGACATGAATGAATCAATGCAAAGACCTATTTTGGACAAATTGTTTAATAATAGGATTGGTAAGAGTTCTGCATATGATCAACACAATAGATTAAGCTCCACATTTATCCCATCAATAGAATCTTTGCTTGCAGTTGCTTTATGCCACTGCGCGGAATCATGAACCACaattggagttttttttttaattattattattatgaataagtttttattaacTTGTTTTCATGTTCTTAAGAGTGTAAAAGGCAAGTGAATCTATCATAGAAGCTTCAATATAATGACTCTTTAACTGGAATaagcaaaaacaaatttgataattgaatccaagcaaatcaacaacTATTGCTTTACCTCTTTAGCTCAGAAGTTCTACTTTATTATACAGTGGAAAACCTCCTCCACCTCTCCCCTCACCTTCTCATCCTTCCTCTCTATGACATTAGGCTCCATAGAATATTCTGCTCCCCCAATAGTCCAGAATTGAAACATAGTGGCAGACTTGCTTGGAAGGTATTGTGAAGCTGAaggaaacaaattaaatatatgatCTTCCAtgatacatttttttaacactCAGTGcgtttgaaactttgaattagCTTTTTGTTATAAGTtggccacaaaaaaaaaaaaaaacaattttaacaagaaaagtgagttttaaaatataaaagaataaaaagaaagcaGGCAGTGGAACtggaaagaaaataatgttAGAAATAGAGGTGCATCATCATCCACCCCGCATATAATGTATATAGTTTAGAAAGTTCTATTACAAGAAACATGAATTTGATAACTAACAAATCAcatgacacaaataaattataaagacTTCAATTATATTAGTAATAGGAAATCTAGTCTATCTAGAATAAATACAATCATACATCTAGGGGGtggtaaaaattttattttctttcacacTACAGCTAAGCCTTCACAGATGTCTCAATTGCAACCTTTCCTGAATACACAATGTTTTCAGACTTCTCTTCAGCTTCCCAGAGCTCCGGCAGTGCTTCCCTGATATTATGTATGCTCTCCAGTGCATGATCCACACCTTCAATGCGGTGAGAACTGCCCACCTACAGCCATGCATATATAGTTAAATTAGTTCAATAAGCACTTTCACAATAATCAAAATGCAGGACTTTATTCATCATTTGAAATCAATAGCTTACCATCACAGTGTGAAGGCCCAAATGCTTCGCAGTCTGTAAATTACGAATACTATCATCAAAGAACACCTGCAAATTAGAAAGAAATTACAATGTTAATAAAAGATTAGTGGGTGGCTGGCAAAAGATTCAAGATATGGAAAATATGCAGAAGACTAATAGTGTATGGTGAAAAAGTAAATGGCCCTGACAATCAGTATCAGGGAGGCTTCACatggaagaaagatgcaaaacaaaagCATATCCCACAAACTGAATTCAACCTGTTCACACTGCAGAGCTAAAATTTTTCCAGGAAAATGAATTAATATTCTTACTGTTCTTTGAGGGTTGATATTGGCTATCTTGAAAACTTCTTCAAATGACTCTTCAAATGGTTTGCAAATAACTGGGGTCCTGGGAAGTACCGAACTATCATTAGGTTCACTCATATACTCATTTGTCCCTGAAATGGTACTTGATCTGGGGACCCCCAATTCTGTGTCATCCTCTTCCACAGGAACATTCTCTTTGTTGGTTGGATTCAGAGTTTCAAAGCATACAATCCTTTCAAAGCAGTCCTCCAATCCAAGCCTGCTAAGCACTCTAGCAGCATGGGCCTCATCTGAATTTGTAAAGACCTAAACAAGAAGACCATACATCAGCATGAGAAGAAAGCTACATGGCAAGCAACTACCCAAGATACCCCCAAGACCCTAAGAGCACTTTGAATGTATAGATTGGGAGAAAAAAACTCACAACTTTCCGAATAGGCAGGCTAAGCAAAAGACCCCTCAGTACAGGGTCAGGTTTTAGCAAATTGTAGGGCAATCTTCCATGAACAAAACTGTTAAAGAGATAAGTAAGAGATGACaaaagttgtaatttttaagttttgaagacaacgagagagagagagagagagagagagagagagattggtaCCCATGGAAGTCATCATAATCAAAGTTATATCCAACAgcctgaaaaataaaaagagaaattcattATCAACCAGCTctacattacacatattttcagaaacaatttttgaaaaagaatacTAAGACCATAGCATACCCTGAGACCAGCCATCGTTGTACCATAATTCTTGTACAACGAAAAACATAATTCAGGAACCTTTTTCTCCTCTATGCCAAGTTTTAGAAGCATATATTCTGCAGTAGGGAATTCAGAGAAGGGTTAAGAACTTCAGATTTTCCTTTATTTGCAGAAGAATTAAACATTTCAACTACAATGCATGCATTACCTTGAATATTCTTGGTGACTTGTGCCGACAAACCAGAACTAAGCGGGTAAAGGGTGTCATCCACATCTGgaaattagatatatatatatatatatatatatatatatatatatatatatatatatatatataactggtTAATATGCTCCTCATGGCaagaaaactgaaaatgaaaaggaaCTTGTACAAAAATGCTTACCGAATAGAAGACAATCGAATTTTGGCTTAGAAGCATGTAGGTACTGATCCTCATTATCCATTTTGAACTAGAATGCTACAAATTTGAAAGAttgtataaaattaatatttcaaatatggCTAAAGCATGAACTTTGTATCTTAACTAATTTTGGCCATCATTTCATTAAAATGATTTTCATACTCAGAACTGTACAGAAATAAATTATAACTAAAGAAAGCTATTTCTTCAAAAATAACCACAACAGAAATAGAAAATGCACATTATAATTTTCTAGGCATCAAAATGTGGGtctggattaaaaaaaaaattgcaataaaaaaaatggtgactTTATATAAACTGCCACAACGTGGAacatcaaaatgtttttttttttttttgatgggatgcctttagtaatttttaaaaagcccTCATAGACTTAAAAATTGACCGAATCAACAAAGACTGACCGCAAATTAGTATATCAACAAATATTCAAACTTCATTAACCgtaagttttgaattttgacaCTTCAATTTCCCGAGAAACCAAACACTTCGCTCCCAAATCAAAATCTGATATGCCTCAAAACTCCTATCAACCCAGATCGCAAAACTGAAACCAAAGGCAACAGGCATTGCAAGATTTGGAAGAACAAAACCCTAAGCATTCGTCAAATCTTAACAAAACGCAtcacaaacataaaaaaagttttttttttttaaaagtcaaacaaacaaataactaaataaataagaaaagccCAGAAACTGCAACAATGATTTACATTTACAAGATTTGTTTTGCAAGCAAGTGATCAACTTTAACACAGAAAACTCAAAAAGAAGACCAACCCAGTTCAGCATATAACTGACGCAACTAGAAATACAagaccacaacaacaacaacaacagaaacaGAAGAAGCAGATATCTTACCTAGAAGTCGGAAACACAAATCAAGCAGATCCAAATGGAACAATGCTACAGCAAAAAATGatacagagacagagacagagacagagacagggACAAAAAGCGAGAGAGGAAATGGGAGAGTGTGTGGTTTTAAATGGAGAACCGTTGAAGGTGTTGAATGAAAGCGTCCAGAAAAGTAATGTAAACCGTAAAGTCTACGCACTACTCCACACCacagtgaaagagagagaattttattttttttttcttttttcttttttcttttttgagaagagagagaattttcttttttgtttgctttgtttATTTTCACGTTTTGTGTCTCATTGGAAAGAAACTGAAAAGGCAGTTTGACTTAGTATTACGTGGTCGTATAGAAGTTTGACACGTTCTATGTTCTCCTAAGGTTTTGTGCCGCGTCCCAAGACAGTGTCGGTCCATTTGACACGTACCCATCAAATGAgtatagattttttgttttttaatttttagatttttattttcttctttcgaaaaaaaaagttttggcaGAATATTGCCatattcgtttttttttttaattctttgtttgtATTACATTCATTTGTTAAATACTTTAGACACCcacattaaccaaaaaaaaacattgtggGGGTAATGTATAAAGTAAActatcaacaaaagaaaaagactgttctatcaacaaaaaaaaaaaaaaaaaaattgactattACTGTTACACACGAACGCGGTTAGCCAAACTTAACAATCCCGGGCGTTTGGGTTTGAAACGTTGAATATGACCAATTTATTGGTCTTAACTTTGGTCATTGATTATGGGCACAATAACTTAAAAAGGGcagataaaataatataaaaagaccACGAGGACATGAATcgattaaaaaattttcttctagaATTCAGTTATTATtaccaagatttttttttttttttaattgatcatCACCTTGATGATCCGGATATATTTCCCATTTGCGGTTTGGGgttcatttattttgttgaaactgaaatttttttgttgaaagtactttagataaaggtaaatgttagttgaaatagtacagtgaaactcatgaatagtaccaaaaagtgcagtgagacccatgaatagtataaaaaataaactgaatagtaaaataagttgataaaaaataagctaaccAAACAAACACTTACCCTATTGCATCATCAATTCGTACAACAATTCTTATAGGTAGGGCATCGGCGCCCttctaaaaaacataaaaataaataaaaggtaagGCATCAGGGCGTGTGGTTGGAAAAATTTCAATGTAGTGTCAATCCACCAATCTTAAATCCAGTAGGTTAGTTGAATTTTTTAGTGGTTTCAGCTCAGCGGGTTAACAGATTCAATCagctaaataaaatatttcaaataaatttaatcatttttttctcccttagataaaaaatgagagagaaaaattaaaatttttattaatttaattacaaatattagatttttttttttatatatacgaATGGCTGAAATTTTATCAcactaacaagaaaaaaattccaaaatctaaaattagATCTAAACATAGAGTACAATTAATAACAAACCTAGACAGAACAGCTAGAGTTTATTAGGGAAGAGAAATATCTCTATTCAACTTGATCCGCTAATTTAGTTGTTTAACCCAACCCACCTCACTTAATGTACTCGTACATATTAGGTTGGGTAGGGCAGGTTGGCGAGTTAGGTAGTTTTTTGCACAACCTTACTTGTAGGGACACATACTTTGTAACAATTTGTAGATTTGTCAACTTGTGGTTAGTTATTCAAAGTGttcatataaacaaaaaaaaaaaaggaatcatTGTCAATCCTAGGGGTGTGCATGAGTTGGATTGGGCAGGTGGAAGACAATATTTTAACCAACCCACCAATGGCGGGTTAAGAAAATTCCAATCCATTGCCGACCCACCAATCTATAAATTCGGCAGATCGGTTGAAAATCTTAACGATTCAACTTGCCAAATTGAGTGGGGTGAGCAGGTTGACAAATGCAATTAGTTAAATGAAATTACTTCAATTAAATTGGATAATAGTTTACTCCCTCAaatcaaaaaaggaaagaaaagaattacaatttttatcaaaaataatcaCAAACAATACATTATTTTTATACGAATGATTGAAATTTTATCACACTAAacaatttttactaaaaataatcacaaatgctacattttttttattagaatgactaaaattttatcacactaaaaataaaaaatatttcagaATCTTAAATTAGACATGTACATAAagtaagaataataataaaatcttagAGAGCACAATTGGAGTTTATTAGGTAAGagaaatgtgaaaatgaaaaaataaaaagaaagagaaagacatgAGAGAAATAAGGTGGGTGTGTATGTGAGGTAGAattttgcaatatatatatatataggcaggTGGGAGAGTCAGGTTGTGGCAAGTTAGAAATATCTCAACGCGATATTCAACCCGACCCACTAAATTATCTATCTAACCCACCAAACGTGAGTCATCTCACTTGATAGACCCACATGGATTGGATTGGGTCGATTTGGTTTGGGCAGGTAGGCGAGTCAGACGGTTCTTTTGCACAGCCCTAGTcaatccaaattcttttttttcatccctTCCAAACAAGTTGTACAAAAGGTGTTCAACAATACTAGCACGAAGGAACCAACTATAGTGAGATTGGTTGTAGAATATTTCAAAGACATAAGATGAAGATAAAGATATTAACCAGATTTCATATTCAACCATTGATTTATAGAGTAATTATTTGGTACTTTCAAAATATGGTAATATGATGCTCTTTCATCTCACATTTATTGTAAGTTCCACTAATTGAATTCATAGTAGGGTTTACCATTAATGTGGTGTCTACCACGAATATAGGGTCTATCATGTTCAACCATTGATTTATAAAGTAATTATTTGGTACTCTTAGAATATGGTGACATGGTGTTCATTCATCTCACATTTATTATGAgttctactaattaaattcatagtgggaTCTACCATAAATATGAAAAGAGAGAGTAACATGTCACGTATTATGGAAGTAtcggccaaaatggccaaataacaTCTTTGgctaaaatatttagcaatctacCACTATTTGTGAAATATTTAGCAATGTACCACTTTTTTAAACTTGagttcatgaaactcgagtttgacaTGTAACCCGAGTTTCAAATGCTTAAGTTCAAAACAAATGCTACGGTGGCACCCTGCTGacctaaattattttaattaaaggGGATTTACTAACGTGTTCCCTTAGGGCATATATTAGTAATCCACTTTGggaaatattttgtgaaaaaatgaaaaagtaattcACTGTTTTGAcaggtttttcaatttttcataaaaacttt
This region includes:
- the LOC142605519 gene encoding uncharacterized protein C24B11.05-like produces the protein MDNEDQYLHASKPKFDCLLFDVDDTLYPLSSGLSAQVTKNIQEYMLLKLGIEEKKVPELCFSLYKNYGTTMAGLRAVGYNFDYDDFHGFVHGRLPYNLLKPDPVLRGLLLSLPIRKVVFTNSDEAHAARVLSRLGLEDCFERIVCFETLNPTNKENVPVEEDDTELGVPRSSTISGTNEYMSEPNDSSVLPRTPVICKPFEESFEEVFKIANINPQRTVFFDDSIRNLQTAKHLGLHTVMVGSSHRIEGVDHALESIHNIREALPELWEAEEKSENIVYSGKVAIETSVKA